tattcctctatatatttatgaaacagcctagggggtgggacatgtctagctgtccaagttggaatagggccaataaggatgcagccagctttgccctgattggccctgcccctgcagctcccgccctccgtccctggactctagcctctttgctctcagacacctcagtgcctggagccagcagcaagtaagaggagagggccctgggcaaaaggttgTGGTGGAAGGcgtgctaacgagggcctcccagcccctgcctgtCCCTGGCTTGGAACTgcagtccaaagccaccttaagctgcctggctaggggccaGGTGAGGGGGCCCTTtgaaggcctgttcttaggaatgggctttgcagctagttttatatattttaaaaacttgttaaccATTTACCAGGTGATACGACTATATATGGGCATGTaaacccacccactcccctcaaaatggccagtaatgggtctggagggggtgggaaggggaggggccccagttgggtgTGTTCACAGCTTTGCTTCAAaaatgtattctgcatgattgcagcactttctcgaagcctgaacagtgtttcagggggttttcagtggtaaaaaagttgagaaaggctggtctagggtcTGCAACTCTTCTGTTTTACATTAAGTCTCTCATCCTAAAATCTCCATTTGAATTTGTTTTGCCATCAGTACCTTACCCTAAATCTCTGTGCCGAATCCTCACTTCCGACATTAAATGAAATCATAGTAAAGGGTCCAGGTGCGATGTCCAGATTGACAGGTTGTGTGTGCTGAGTGTAAATAAGCATAGCCTTGCTATGAATGGGTAcaatacagatctaactgcacatgatcAGATCACAAACGCATTTCAACCCAACCGGGTCTTTCttgggaaatctgtttggtgtagcttttttctgacacacatgagatacactctctatgcagagggaaacaatagctgagagtcatgttcctagatattacatcTCTTAGAAGATAGGGCTCCAAAGAGAGACACTATGGCAGTATTTGTTCGGGCTAcaccatagaatcagagaataatagagttggaagggacctcatgggtcatctagtccactatgcaggacactccccacCCTATTgttcacccactgtaacctgccacccccttgagccttcacagaatcatcctccatcagatggttatccagcctctgttttaaaattggcAAAgacggagagcccaccacctcccgaggaagcctgttccactgagaaaccgctctaattgtcaggaacttcttccggatgtttagacggaatttcttttgaattaatttcatccattggttctagtccgtctttctggggcaagagagaacaactctgctccatcctctacatggaagccttttaaatacttgaagatggctatcagaacccctctcagtcgtctcctctccaggctaaacagatcaagctcccccaaccaaacagatttcccttggccacccagctatacttcataattggtttaagataagagtgcattatttaatattattgaccactgactttgtttaaggttgggttttcgttCCCTTTTCGGTTTAGCAATGAAGGTGTACAATCCCCAAAGGATTGCAGGAGGAAGTTCTCTCTTGATCTCATGGCAACATCAGAGAGGCAGGTCGGTGTAGTGGTCAGAACATCAGGCAaaaacctgggagacccaggctcgAATTCCGACTATGTCGCGGAGgcttgccgggtgaccttggcccagtcactacCTCggagcctaacctgcctcacacagtgctGTTGTCGAGACAAAATGGAGTGGGGCAAGAGCGTCAGAAGCCACTTTGGACCCCCAACGGGAAGAAGGGCGGGTTATCGATGAAATAAAGAGACAAACATAGGAATTATTCAGCATCCGCTTCAGTAAAGGATTTACTAGGTGCGCTGCAGGAGACTGGTGCACAGAAAGAAACACAGGGCATATTTGCCCTATAAGCTAGCAGCAGGAAGTCCAGTTGCCGGAGGTGCCATGATCATTCCTTTCGTAACTCACACCCCCAACAGCAGTGAGAGCCTCTAATAAACCTCTCTAGATTTGTCACTTTAAAAGATGGCGTGGTCTCAAACTCCCAGCTACCAGTATAGGCTTTTCCCATTACATAAACAAAGAGAGACAGACTCCGATAAGCTAGTGGATCTTTCGTACGTTCAGTACGTGCCCTGGTTATTCCCACCGCATCCCCACGGTTCAATTAGCCACCCCAAATCGTGTGTGCCAGCTTCTCCAATTAATGGCACAACCGTCATCCGTAGAATTTGTGCTCCAGCTGAGGAATCTGGCATTTTGATATTCAGCCCGTTTGCTGGGGCCAGCAGGGTGCGGCGCATGGTGTGCCGTGCCATTTGCACTGCCTCAAACTGACTTTCCCTCGCCGGGCCGCTGAGAAACGATTGTTTCTCCTTGGAAAAGActgaaaataacataaaataaacagCCTGAGCTATCTATGAAGAGGCGAAACACATTTGCGTGCCGCCCAGAGATCCATCCACGGCCTGGGGCAGGCGGGAACGGGACAAAGCATGTGACTGGTTGCAGGCAGGGGGCAGAGCAACACAGAAAACTTTTTGCTTAGGGCaacctgatttatttattacttaaatgTATAAGCTGCCCCTCGTGAGCCTGTCACCTCGGGGTGGTATATAACATTGTGGAAAATGCACATTATCATATTATCCTGCTAAAACTATAAAACACATAAATAGTTCAACATTACCGAATGACTAAAGCTAGCATTAGACAATTGCAGAGACTTTGCCGTAATGGCAAGATACAGAAGGAAATCTTGTCTGGTCAGGGAGGCTCATGAGATGCTCTGCTCTCTCAGGcagaccagcctcaaccataagcctagcagaagagctgtcttgcaggccctgcggaactgtgttagctccgtcagagccctgatgttctctgggagctcattccaacatgcAGGGGCCAGGgacgaaaaggccctgaccctggttgaggccagccaaacctctttggggctggggataacCAGTTGATTGGCTGTAGCGTCCTGCAGGGGACGTATTCAAACAGGCGGTCCCTTAGATAGATTTATGGAACGCCTCCAGGACTTTTGCTGGAACCCTGGGCCCTAAGGACCTCGCCGTTGGGCTACTGTCTTTGGTTTAACGATGATGACATCgagacttttggggaaaaaacacttTGTACTAAATGCTACGAAGACGTGCTGGTTATTTATGAGCATTCCCAGTACCTGGAAATAATGTttgattagcagctcaaatatgGCCTGCAAATCAGACTTCCTACTCAACTGGCAGCCAGCACGGTGTagcggttaaagagtggcagactctgatctggagaaccgggtttgattccccactcctccccgtacagccagctgggggacttactcacagagcaattctcatAGAGAGCTgttctgcagagcagttctcttggggctctctcagtcccaccctaCCCCATAGggtagggatagtcaaactgcggccctccagatgtccatggactacaattcccaggagccccctgccagcgttcgctggcaggtggctcctgggaattgtagtccatggacatctggagggccgcagtttgactacccctgccatagggtgtctgttaggagaggaaaggaaaggtgtttgtaagctgctttgtgactccttcagggaaTAAAGAAACTGTTATACTCTTTATAGTTTAATGTAGTCTTAATACTGTAAAAACATGATAAACAGGCACTTTCCCTCTCGAAACCATTGTTGTGCTCTGATGCCATCTTCTCGCTTGTTTCTAtttctctgtcttctctctcctctccacccccaattCTTCTGCCTGCACCCCACTTAGAAGTCTCCTGTCACTCAACATTCACtccattccaacccccccccccagctagggCATGACATGGCATAAGCTACATGGCCCAGAGATTCCTGTGAACTCAGACGCTGTTCTTCCTGGTCACGAACGTCTTCAATCCCCATCTCTCTTGTGTCCCTGCAGACACCATCTACGATGAAGACGAAGTGCTCCTCGCTTTGGCCGAACAGCTGGGAACCTTCACTGCTCTGGTCGGGGGCCCTGAATATGTCCACTGCTTGCTGGTAAGCCATCGGCCTCTGATAAGAAGAGACCCTTCTGTTTGTGCGCCAGGGTGGCAACCATAACCAGCGCCAGGGTGGCTGCCATAACCAGCTTGGACCAATGATCCATGTCGCTTAGCAGTGTCTAACATGAGTGGCAGAAGCTCTCAGGTCGGGTGCGATGATGGCTCATTCCCAGCGTTGGCCAGCTGAGATCTTTGGCTGTcattgctggggattgaacttgggaccttcttcatgctgGTTCCCACAGAGACACAGCCCCTCCCAAAACACTGAACTCACACAGGTAACCAAACTACAACAAGAGGTCTCGGCCTAGGGAAGGTTGTATGTGCAAATCATAAAGAAATAGGATAGGATTGTATTAAATATTGTTGTGAGCCAGCCTGGGCCAAGcagaaggtggcatataagaatagttatgttgttatttattatagacactaggcttcaaagcccgtccataatgatgggctttgaaggggccaGGGCACccgctggcctcccccctcctcggCGATTCCCCGGCTTCCGGGTGGGCCTGCCCCAAGGGCCTCACGGAAGCCTCCCCTGGCCACCGCCCTTCCCTGCATTCactactcccaatttggtgtcatccccAAATTGTCACAAGGAGGTCTGTTAACCACTTGCCAGATGTCGGCATTTGGCATGGCAAGCAGCAGAACGTGTGCCTGCCCATTCTTGGCCTGCTCAATCTGTCTTTTCTCCCGCAGCCTCCCCTCGAGAGCCTCGCCACGGTTGAGGAGACGGTGGTGCGGGACAAGGCCGTGGAGTCCCTGCGGGCCACCTCCCACGAACACTCTCCATCGGACCTCGAGGCCCACTTTGTGCCCTTGGTGAAGCGCCTGGCTGGCGGTGACTGGTTCACCTCCCGCACCTCGGCCTGCGGCCTCTTCAGCGTCTGCTACCCTCGGGTCTCCAGTTCCGTCAAAGCTGAGCTCCGGCAGTACGTGAGGGGTCTTAAGacgaggggtggaggggaggtcCCGTCTTGGAGGACTGCAGGCCAGAAACAGTGCTCGGATGGGCTTGCGTTTCCCAACTGTTGCTCTTTCCACAGGTATTTCCGGAATTTGTGCTCGGATGACACCCCCATGGTGAGGCGAGCCGCAGCCTCCAAGCTGGGCGAATTTGCAAAGGTCTTGGAGCTGGAACACGTCAAGAGCGAGATCATCCCCATGTTTTCTAACTTGGCCTCCGATGAGCAGGTCCGTGTCACAGCTAGGCCTGGTGGCAGGCATCGAGAGGGCTGAGATAGAATAAGAGGGGCCGGGGGCGCATTTCCTGCTTTATGTGACTTAAAACATCCTAATTTCCTGTCTTGTCCCCGGCGTTAGGACTCCGTTCGCTTGTTGGCCGTGGAGGCCTGCGTTAACATCGCGCAACTCCTGCCCCAGGAGGACCTGGAGTCCTTGGTGATGCCGACGCTACGGCAAGCGGCAGAAGACAAGTCATGGAGGGTCCGTTACATGGTGGCTGACAAGTTCACAGAGGTAAGCGTTGGCTGTCTTTGGTAACCTGGCAACGCTTGAGGACAGCTGCATAGACGGCTTGGCCTCCCTCCAGAGGGTGAGATGGTGTTTGCCTCCGCGTCAGTCAGCACCGAGTTTCTTTTCACAGTCcccaagcagcttccctttccttttcccacagctTCAGAAAGCAGTCGGACCAGAAATCACCAAGACCGACTTAGTGCCAGCCTTCCAGAACCTCATGAAAGACTGTGAAGCTGAAGTGCGCGCTGCAGCCTCCCATAAGGTCAAAGGTCTGTCTCAGCTGTGGCTCAGAGTCTGTCCCTGTTGACCCTGCAGGTTCTCCATGTTAGGAAGAACATAAGACAGGAGTGGAACTTTGAGTTgaagggtgtgggggggagataaGTAGTTATGGCAGTGGGCTACGCATGCTAAGGTGACTGGAAGAAAAGGGTCTTCCAGAGGTCTCATAGACTCTCATGGTCAGGCCTTGTGCATGGCATAACCTGGAGCCCCAGAGACAGTTGCTTGTGTTTGGTGCAAATACGAACACTTTGCCCTGGGTATGAAGTCAGATAATAAAGTCAGGTGCCTGTATGCTTGAGTAGAGCATGCAGGCACCTGAAATAGAACTGCTAAGATAACATGAAAgaagtagaagagctgggttttttataccctgcttttcactacccgaaggggtcccaaaatggcttacaaacacctttcctttcctctccccacaacaaacacactgATGTTCTGCCAGtgatcatgtgaacatgccatttgccctggcaactgagccaactgtaaaggtaaaggtatcccctgtgcaagcactgagtcatgtctgacccttggggtgacgccctctagcgttttcatggcagactcaataaggggggggtttgccttccccagtcattaccgttttaccccccagcaagctgggtacttattttactgacctcagaaggatggaaggctgagtcaaccttaacctggctgctgggatcgaactcccagcctcatggtcagaacttcagacagcatgtttggctgccttaccatcctgcaccacaagaggctcataagccaactgtattgctatgtaaattagtagaaattaccctgtgatATTATAGCATTTTCTCCTTCTGTGAATGCTCCTGAGTCTACAAAattctacctctgatcagtgaccatggggggtgggtgggaggggggctcgaggcgcctgctgctgatttctgcttcctcagtgttAGCGATCACATGAACAGTCTCCCATTGCCCGTAATAGCCCGAGGACAGCCTGGATGTTCTGCGCGGCTTTTTCTTAGGAAagaaggggctttgccttaaTTCTGGATTGCTTTCTGGCAGCCAATTTAGAGCAATTTCCCCAAGAAATCAGACCTTTGTAGCTTGATTTCCGGAGACCAAgactctctgtcttaaagatactggttACAATTCAAATGCTGATTGCAGACAAAGCTAGTTGGAATTTGAATGacattgcctagcaatggaattccctcctcgAACTCTCATTCTCCCCCCATCCCAGAGTTACCATAGGAACTTTTTAAGGTGCATAATCACTGGAGAAAAACCAACACAGTATCACAGCACatacataaatgggaatgttttttaaaaggacaatttaaaagggttggctaACTGACTGCATTGAtaactgatacatgcataataggcctagagGTCTGACTCGGGTTGAGGGGGCTTCATGTGTGTTCTGTATATTGTGGGTTAACGAGCCCAGTCATGGATTTGAATGACTGCACCAATCTGGAGTCGATCCTGGTTGTCCACCACTGCGTTCTTTTCAGCTAGCTGTGCACTGCCAGCATGATGActcattcccctcctctcctttttagAATTCTGCGAGAACTTGTCTCCGGACTGCCGTGAGAATGTCATCATGACCCAGATCCTGCCCTGCATCAAGGTGTGTGTCAATCCAGCAGCTTTCTTTGTGAGCTCATTTACCTGTCCCTATCGCCTCTGGCTCACCCTCTGCATCACAGTCTTGCAAAGGTGTTAATGGCTTACAACACCACTGAATCTGGGAACTTTTCATAACAAGCAGAGAAGAAAGGAGGTAGGGGAAGGAAAACGTTCTAGTCCAGCTTCTGGTCACATCAAGGGCTGCAAAAGCTTTCAGAAAACTTAGCTGACTTCCTGGCACTCCACCAGTCTTTCTTTGCATATATGTAAACTCCTGTATCCTCCAGCCTTGACAAGGTAAAAAGAATCGCTTCTTCATCCAAAGAATagttaacacatggaattcaccgctgcaggaagtgattgtagtgtCTTCAAGCATAGATAGCTTCCGGAGAGTATTGAATGAACACATGGAGTTAAGACGTCCGTCAGTAGATCttagccccaaggtatagatggaatgcTCTGTCTGGGACGTGATGTTCTATATTCCTGGGGTTTGGGGGACGGTGTCTGGGGATCTGGCCCTTCTGTGGGATCTCCCtatggcacctgggctttggctaCTGTTTGACACACACAGTGTCGGACTGgattggccattggcctgatgcaacatggcttctcttgcctTCTTAATTTCCATTCCACTCTTAAAGGGCTTCAAAAAGCCAATCCTAGTTTAGTGACTGAAAGGCATTCTGGAAATGGATCTTGGTGTTTATTTGCAGAATATGAATTGTCTTCATGTGTTGAATATGAGTGAAGGAGTAAGTGATTCACGGTTTTCTGTAACTTTCTGTGGCAGGGCACAAAAGCCATTGTGTgtgcttccttcctcctctcttgCTTGCTGTGTGGAGGGCCAAGAAACTGGCTGGGCATGCTAAGTGCAGCTGGGGAGGTGCTAAACAGCCAGCTCCTGTGGCTTCTTTGAAAACACTTCCTTTGTGTCCTCTAGGAACTGGTGTCGGATGCCAACCAGCACGTCAAGTCCGCTCTGGCATCTGTGATCATGGGGCTGTCACCCATTTTGGGCAAGGACAACACGATTGAGCACCTCCTGCCGCTCTTCCTAGCTCAGCTCAAAGATGAGGTGagtcctttctctcctcccaccaccaccactcttcCATTCTTGGGGGCCATGGTTCCTTTGCAGCATTTGGATACCTTCCTTGTAGCCTTGTTCTTGCCCAGTGATTTCTCATAGGCCATCTGTAGTATCGTTAaaagatccgaggattgtctggcagccaggccatggatgttcagaggtggcttggccTTCCCTGCCTTTACGTCATGACTCTTGTGTTCTTTGGAGAAATTAGCACCCAGAACCTTGGAAACCTCCCATCCAGATATGAGCCAGaatcggccctgcttagcttctgagatctgatgggatcaaggCTATCCAGTGATCTGATTATGTACAGGGTAGCTTCGTTTGTAGAGTCATCCCTGTTCAGTTTGGCAGGGTTGTTTGGTTCCAGCAGTACAGAGGTGGCCCCAAGATTTTTCAAGATCCCATCAGCCTCGTTAATTAAATTCTGTCCATGCCGACTTGCTTGAGTTCATGAATGTGGGAACCTCCGTGTCCAGAGGCAGCTACCCTCTGAATTTCAGTGCCAGGAGACAAcaccaagggaaggcctcagcctctatgtcctgccATGAGagctccaaaggaactggttggcctatgtttgagacaggatgctggactacttgaacccctggtctgatccagtactCTTCTTGGgttcttatgaaagcctcagcctctgtgccctgttgttggcccttcagaggaactggttggcctctgtgtgagataggatgctggactagcctggacccttcctggtctgacccagcagggctcttctgaggttcttatgaaggccttggcctctttgccctgtcactgagtgagacaggatggtagACTAGatcttgatctgatccagcagggctcttgggcttttaatctagtcagCATTAACTTGATTGGGCCTTGACGTGAAGAGAGGGCAGGTTAGATGGGAGAAAGATCCCAAGTTCTTTGTTTTTATGCTGAATCAATAAAAGTGGAGGGGCGAGGTGTGACGTCGCAGCAGAGCAAGACCCATTTCAGCCACCTCCCCTGTCTCCCACAGTGCCCCGAAGTCCGGCTCAACATCATCTCCAACCTGGACTGCGTGAACGAAGTGATCGGCATCCGGCAACTTTCCCAGTCCCTGCTGCCGGCCATTGTGGAGCTGGCAGAAGATGCCAAATGGCGGGTGCGCCTGGCCATCATCGAGTACATGCCCTTGCTGGCTGGGCAGCTGGTAAGCACTCTTCAGGCTGTGGCCAAAACCAGGCTTGAGAAGCCGGAGTCCCAAGTGGCCGGAGAGAGCTCCAAGGCCAAAGCGACTGAACATCCTTTTTAAGCACA
Above is a window of Paroedura picta isolate Pp20150507F chromosome 5, Ppicta_v3.0, whole genome shotgun sequence DNA encoding:
- the LOC143837011 gene encoding uncharacterized protein LOC143837011, with translation MNYTSGLESHSGHPMASGPPLEGFSVNPAHPSESEPGAKMAAADGDDSLYPIAVLIDELRNEDVQLRLNSIKKLSTIALALGVERTRSELLPFLTDTIYDEDEVLLALAEQLGTFTALVGGPEYVHCLLPPLESLATVEETVVRDKAVESLRATSHEHSPSDLEAHFVPLVKRLAGGDWFTSRTSACGLFSVCYPRVSSSVKAELRQYFRNLCSDDTPMVRRAAASKLGEFAKVLELEHVKSEIIPMFSNLASDEQDSVRLLAVEACVNIAQLLPQEDLESLVMPTLRQAAEDKSWRVRYMVADKFTELQKAVGPEITKTDLVPAFQNLMKDCEAEVRAAASHKVKEFCENLSPDCRENVIMTQILPCIKELVSDANQHVKSALASVIMGLSPILGKDNTIEHLLPLFLAQLKDECPEVRLNIISNLDCVNEVIGIRQLSQSLLPAIVELAEDAKWRVRLAIIEYMPLLAGQLGVEFFDEKLNSLCMAWLVDHVYAIREAATSNLKKLVEKFGKDWAHATIIPKVLAMSNDPNYLHRMTTLFCINVLSEVCGQEITTKHMLPTVLRMAGDAVANVRFNVAKSLQKIGPILDNSTLQNEVKPVLEKLTQDPDVDVKYFAQEALSVLSLA